A region from the Pseudomonas promysalinigenes genome encodes:
- a CDS encoding DUF1656 domain-containing protein: MPREIAFHGVYMPTMTLIFLFALGLAWGLDRFIASHDGYRFFWHPALLRLSLFVCLFGALALSLYW; the protein is encoded by the coding sequence ATGCCCCGTGAAATCGCCTTCCATGGCGTTTATATGCCCACCATGACCCTGATATTCCTGTTCGCCCTGGGCCTGGCCTGGGGCCTGGACCGGTTCATCGCCAGCCATGATGGTTATCGCTTTTTCTGGCACCCGGCGCTGTTGCGCCTGAGCCTGTTCGTCTGCCTGTTCGGCGCCTTGGCGCTGTCGCTCTACTGGTGA
- a CDS encoding efflux RND transporter periplasmic adaptor subunit, with translation MKKFFSLIATLLVLTAAVVIGRQLWLHYMTTPWTRDGRVRADIINVAADVPGYVVDVPVKDNQRVKKGDLLIQIDPEHYQLAVDQAKALVASRKATWEMRKVNAKRRADLDNLVISKENRDDASNIANAAQADYQQALAELAAAELNLKRTHIVATVDGYVTNLNIHNGDYARTGEAVMAVVDEHSFWVYGFFEETKLPHVKVGDQAELQMMSGERLKGHVQSIARGIYDRDNPQSRDLIADVNPTFNWVRLAQRVPVRIRIDEVPDGFLLAAGTTCTVVVTPSSP, from the coding sequence ATGAAAAAGTTCTTCAGCCTGATCGCCACCTTGCTGGTACTGACCGCTGCCGTGGTGATCGGTCGCCAGTTGTGGCTGCATTACATGACCACGCCATGGACCCGTGACGGCCGTGTCCGGGCCGATATCATCAACGTCGCCGCCGATGTGCCTGGTTATGTAGTAGACGTGCCAGTCAAGGACAACCAGCGGGTGAAGAAGGGCGACCTGTTGATCCAGATCGACCCGGAGCACTACCAGTTGGCGGTCGACCAAGCCAAGGCGCTGGTCGCTTCGCGCAAGGCCACCTGGGAAATGCGCAAGGTCAACGCCAAACGCCGCGCCGACCTGGACAACCTGGTGATCTCCAAGGAAAACCGCGATGACGCCAGCAACATCGCCAATGCGGCTCAAGCCGATTACCAGCAGGCCCTGGCCGAACTGGCGGCAGCCGAATTGAACCTCAAACGCACCCATATCGTCGCCACGGTGGACGGTTACGTGACCAACCTGAACATCCACAACGGGGACTATGCCCGCACCGGTGAAGCGGTGATGGCGGTGGTCGATGAGCATTCGTTCTGGGTGTATGGCTTTTTCGAGGAGACCAAGCTGCCCCATGTGAAAGTCGGCGATCAGGCCGAGTTGCAAATGATGAGCGGCGAGCGCCTCAAGGGGCACGTGCAGAGCATCGCCCGCGGCATTTACGACCGCGACAACCCACAGAGCCGTGACCTGATCGCCGATGTGAACCCGACCTTCAACTGGGTGCGCCTGGCGCAGCGGGTGCCGGTTCGCATTCGCATCGATGAAGTGCCGGATGGGTTTTTGTTGGCGGCGGGGACGACCTGTACGGTGGTGGTGACGCCAAGTTCGCCTTGA